One part of the Vitis riparia cultivar Riparia Gloire de Montpellier isolate 1030 chromosome 6, EGFV_Vit.rip_1.0, whole genome shotgun sequence genome encodes these proteins:
- the LOC117916774 gene encoding kiwellin-like yields MANLALLLASLCLLSNIFSLPFLAFAISSCGGPCQTLNDCEGQLICVNGKCNDDPDVGTHICQTPSPSPPSGSNCQASGTLTCEGISYPTYRCSPRVTSSTPAKLTNNDFSEGGDGGGASECDEQYHSNSERIVALSTGWYNGGSRCGKMIRITAQNGRSVVAKVVDECDSMRGCDQEHAYQPPCKNNIVDGSDAVWSALGLDKDIGVVDVTWTMA; encoded by the coding sequence ATGGCAAATTTAGCACTGTTGCTAGCATCTCTGTGTCTTCTCTCCAACATTTTCTCCCTCCCATTCCTTGCATTTGCTATATCCTCCTGTGGTGGCCCATGTCAAACCCTTAACGACTGTGAGGGTCAGCTCATATGCGTCAATGGTAAATGTAATGATGATCCAGACGTCGGGACTCACATTTGTCAAACCCCATCACCATCCCCTCCAAGCGGCTCTAACTGTCAAGCCTCCGGCACTCTTACGTGCGAGGGAATATCCTATCCCACCTACAGATGCTCCCCTCGGGTTACATCCTCCACACCTGCCAAACTCACAAACAATGACTTTAGCGAAGGCGGGGACGGTGGAGGCGCGTCGGAGTGTGATGAGCAGTACCATAGCAACTCGGAGCGTATTGTCGCCCTGTCAACCGGGTGGTACAATGGCGGATCGCGATGTGGAAAGATGATCAGGATTACGGCACAAAATGGGAGGAGTGTGGTGGCCAAGGTGGTGGATGAGTGTGACTCCATGAGGGGGTGTGACCAAGAGCATGCATACCAGCCTCCTTGTAAGAATAACATAGTTGATGGATCTGATGCTGTGTGGAGTGCTCTGGGGCTGGATAAGGACATAGGTGTAGTGGATGTTACCTGGACCATGGCTTAG